The stretch of DNA ACCGGGCGGTGTTCACCACGCCGATCAGGGCGTCCCGGCCGGGCAGGTTGGCGTCCAGGTGCCGCTCGAGGGCCTTGAAGGTCTCGCCGCTGCCCAGCGCGCGGGCACTGACGGGGACCGGGTGGTGCGGGTCGGGCGTGCGCAGGCTGACCACGGCGGCGATCAGGCCGCCAAAGGGCAGCAGCAGCAGGGTCAGGGCCGCGAGGCGGGCGGGGCCGGGCAGGGCCAGGGCGGCGGCGCGCAGGCCGCTGACGCGGACGGTGGTGGTGGGGGTGGTGGTCGGGGTCGTCATGGGGACCTCAGAACTGGAAGTACAGGAACGGCGCGTACTGCTGCGCGGCGAGGGTCGCGACGGCGAACAGGAACAGCGGGACCAGCGCGTATGCCCCGGCGGCGCTCACGGCGGGCCGCAGAAGGTGCGGACGGGCGCGCAGGGCCGGAACGCCGTAGATCACGGCGACGCCCGCGAGCATCACGGCCAGCCGTTCGGGCGTGACGAGCAGCGCCACGTCGGGCGTCAGGGGGCCGCCGTTCAGGCCCGCCAGGCCGCGGTAGACCTCACCGGCGTGCGCGACGCTCTCACTGCGGAACAGCACGCGGCCCAGGATCACGATCAGCATGACTTTCGGAATGGCGTACCACACCGGGGGCGGGGGGCGGCCGAACTTCTTCTTCAGCACGCGTTCGAGCACCAGGAACGCGCCGTTCCACATGCCCCACAGCACGAACGTCCAGTTCGCGCCGTGCCACAGGCCGCCGACGGTCATGACCAGGAAGAGGTTCAGGTTGGTGCGGGCCAGGCCGTGGCGGTTGCCGCCCAGCGGGATGTACACGTACTCGCGCAGGAAGGTGCCCAGGCTGACGTGCCAGCGCTGCCAGAACGCCGTGATGGACGTGGCCGTGTACGGGTCGAGGAAGTTCTCGGGGAAGCGGAGGCCCAGCATCAGGGCCAGGCCGATGGCCATGTGGCTGTACCCGGCGAAGTCGAAGAACAGTTGCAGGGTGTACGCGACCGAGCCGAGCCACGCGTCGGCGGCGCTGGGCTGCGCGGCCGTGTACGCGGCGTTCACCATGGGTGCCAGCGGGTCGGCGAGCAGGACTTTCATGCTCAGGCCGATCATGAAGCGCTGGGCGCCCTCGGCGAACTTGGCGGGCGTGTGGGTGCGCTCGCGGAACTGGTCGGCCAGCTGGTTGAAGCGCAGGATCGGCCCGGCCACGAGGTGCGGGAACAGGCTGACGAACGCCCCGAAGTCGATGATGTTGCGCGGCGGCTGCGCCGAGCCGCGGTGCAGGTCCACGAGGTAACTGATCGCGTGGAAGATGTAGAACGACAGCCCGACGGGCAGCAGGACGTGCTGCCACAGGAAGGGATCGAGGCCCAGCGCGTCGCGGATCGCGTTGGTGCTGCCCACGGCCATGTTGGCGTACTTGAAGTACCCCAGCAGCGCGAGGTTCCCGCCCACGCCCAGGGTCAGCCAGGTCCAGCGGGCGCGGCCCGCGCTGGCGAACACCCGGCCGCCGATCAGGTACGTGAACACGATGACCGTGACGAGCAGGCCCAGCGCGGCGGGCGCGGCCCAGGCGTAGAACAGCAGGCTGCCCAGCAGGATCGTGAGGGACCGGGCGCGGGCGGGCGTGAGGGCGTAGGCGATCAGGAACAGCGGCAGGAACAGCAGCAGGAAGACGTAGGAACTGAAGACCATCGGTGAGGCACCCCCTTCGGGTGGACGATGGGCCTCAACCTAATGGGGGGGGTGCTTCACCGGTCTGACAGCAGGGTCAGATGAAGGGCGTGGTGGTCAGCCTGTCCGGGCCAGGGAACAGGACAGGGGGAGAGGCCACCTGCACCTCTCCCCCCTCGTCAGGCGGCGCTCAGCGGCAGCGGATGTCCTGGCCGAAGTACGACTTGCTGATCTTGGCGTACGTGCCGTTGCCCTGGACGGTCTTCAGGGCGCCGTTCACGGCCTTGAGCAGGCTGCTGTTACCCTTGGCGACGGCCATGCCGAGTTTCTCCTGGAACAGCAGGTCGCCCTGCTGCAGCTGGCCTTTGGCGGTCTTGAGGGCCTCGAGGCTGTAGAAGCGTTCGTTCACCATGGCGTCCACGCGGCCGGCACGCAGGGCCTGCAGGGCGTCGGCGTTGTTCGGGAAGGTGCGGACGTTCTTCGTGCCGACGACCTTGGCGATCTGCCCGACGTAGGTGGTGCCGACCTGCGTGGCGACCGTCTTGCCCTTGAGCTGCGCGGCGGTTTTCGGACCGCCGGGGCGGCTGACGATCACGCCGCCGCTGCAGTAGTGCGGGGTGCTGAAGTCCACGGCTTTCTGCCGTTCGGGCGTGATGCCGTGCGAGGAGATCACGAGGTCGAAACGGTCGCCGTTCAGGCTGATCAGCAGGTTGTCGAAGGGCTGGCTGGTCCATTCGGCGCGCACGCCGAGCTGCGTGGCGATGGCGTTGCCGAGGTCGTACTCGAAGCCGCGCATGGTCAGGCCCTCGAAGTACGTGAAGGGTTTGAATTCGGCGTTCGTGCCGATGCGGATCACGCCCGCCTTCTTGATCTCGGCGAGGGTGCGGGCCTGGGCGCTGCCCAGCAGGGCGGCGGCGATCATCACGGGAAGCAGGGGTTTCATGGGTCCTCCGTCGGGTCCGGGGCGCACCGCGGGCCGGGTGGCGCGGGGGTGGCCCGGAGGGGTGTGGGGTGCGGGCGCGCCGTGTGGGTGCGGCGCGAAGGGGGGATGATAGCTCAGGGGGCCGCCGGGTGGCCCGTGCCTTTCGTCCCGCTCCGTTCGTCCCGCACCGTTTGTGGCGTGCCGTTGGTCCCGCTCCCGGCAGTGAACCTGGGCGGGCGGCGCTGCGTACCTGTAGCATGACGCTGGTCATGACCCTGCCTCTGCCTGCCGCGCCTCGCGCCTCCGAATCGGACCGGGGGCTCGCGGCGCGGCTGCGTCGCCGGGACGAGTCGGCGCTCGCGGAGGCGTACGACCAGCACGCGGGCGCGGTGTACGGTACGCTGCTGCGCATGCTCGACGCGGCCAGCGCGCAGGAGGTCACGCAGGACGTGTTCCTGCGCCTGTGGCAGCGCCCGGAGGCCTTCGACCCGGACCGGGCGGGCCTGCGGGCGTACCTGCTGGTCATGGCCCGCTCGCGGGCGCTCGACCGGGTGCGGGCGCAGCGGCCCACCGTGCCCCTGCACGACGAGGAACGCCCCCTGGACGTCCCGGACGACGCGCCGGGACCGCAGCGGCGCGGTGAGGACGCGCAGACGCGTGAGGCGCTGCGGCGGCACCTGTCGCGCCTGAGTGCCGCGCACCGCGAGACGGTGGAACGCGCGTACCTGCGCGGCGAGTCCCGCGAGGAGATCGCCCGGCACATGAACGTCCCGGTGGGCACGGTCAAGAGTCGCCTGAATCACGCCCTGAAGGCCCTGCGGGCGCACCTGAACGGGGAGGTGGAGGCGTGGCTGGAATGACCTGCCCGGACGTGCAGGACCGGCTGGAGGCGCACGTGACGCTGGGCGAGGCCCTGTCACCGGAGGTGCAGGCGCACCTGCGGACCTGCGCGGACTGCCGCGCGCACCTCGCCTTCCTGCAGCACTTGCAACTGGCGCTGCTGGAGGACGCCCCGCCGGTCGAGCCGCCGCCCGCGCTGCGCGGCGAGGTGCTGCGCGCCGCGCGGGGGGCGCGCCCGGCCCGCTGGCGCTGGCCGCTGACACTGGGGGCCGCCGCCGTCCTGGGGGCCGTGACCCTCACGGCGCTGCTGGCCCCGCCGACGGGCGTCGCGGCCAGCGCGCCGGACCCGGCGGTGGTCGTCAGCGTGGACGACCGCGTGCTCGTCGCCAGCAACGACCGCGCGGGAACGTTGACGCTGCTGCGCGGCGACCGCACCGAGGGTACCCTGCGCGTCCCGGCGCGCCTGACCCCGTGGTTCACCGAGGGGGTGCGCCTGGGGGACCGGGTGTTCCTCGCGGACGCCGCGAACGACCGCGTGCTCGAACTGCAGCTGCGTCCCCTGACCCTGCGGCGCACGCACCGCGTTCCGCCGGGCGTGGCGGGCCTGAGTGCCGTGACTGGCCCCGGCGGGGCGCGGGTGTACTTCAAGAGCGTGCAGGGCGTCGTGGGGCTGCTGGGTGGGCGCGAGATCACGGTCGCGGACGACCCCGGCATGCCGCTGGCGGACGTCATGGACGCCGTGACGCTGTTCCGCGGCACGCTGGTCGTCACGCATCACCTGCGCGGCGAGGTGTGCCTGATCGATCCGGACACGCTGCAGGTGCGGCGCGTCCTGAAGCTGGGCGGCATGCCGGTCGCGCTGGAGTCCACCCAGGACGGCCTGCTGGTGCTGGACGTCACGGGCCGCCTGCTGCTGCTGGACGGTGCGTTCCGCGTGGCGCGCACCTGGACGCTGGGCGGCCACCCGGACAAACTCAGCGTGAACGACCGTGAAGCCGTGATCACCGACCGGGCCGGGACCGTCACGCGCCTGCCCCTGGCGGGCGGGGCGCCCACGCGCCTGACCCTGACCCACCCGATGGACGTGACGGTCCTTCCCGACGGGTCCTTCGCGGTGGCCGAGGGTGGACGGGGCGTGCAGCGCCTCCCCGGCACCCCCTGATACGGACTCGGATGCGAGAAGGAGAGAAACGGGTTCCGTTTGTTTCGC from Deinococcus sp. JMULE3 encodes:
- a CDS encoding RNA polymerase sigma factor; the encoded protein is MTLPLPAAPRASESDRGLAARLRRRDESALAEAYDQHAGAVYGTLLRMLDAASAQEVTQDVFLRLWQRPEAFDPDRAGLRAYLLVMARSRALDRVRAQRPTVPLHDEERPLDVPDDAPGPQRRGEDAQTREALRRHLSRLSAAHRETVERAYLRGESREEIARHMNVPVGTVKSRLNHALKALRAHLNGEVEAWLE
- a CDS encoding MBOAT family protein, which translates into the protein MVFSSYVFLLLFLPLFLIAYALTPARARSLTILLGSLLFYAWAAPAALGLLVTVIVFTYLIGGRVFASAGRARWTWLTLGVGGNLALLGYFKYANMAVGSTNAIRDALGLDPFLWQHVLLPVGLSFYIFHAISYLVDLHRGSAQPPRNIIDFGAFVSLFPHLVAGPILRFNQLADQFRERTHTPAKFAEGAQRFMIGLSMKVLLADPLAPMVNAAYTAAQPSAADAWLGSVAYTLQLFFDFAGYSHMAIGLALMLGLRFPENFLDPYTATSITAFWQRWHVSLGTFLREYVYIPLGGNRHGLARTNLNLFLVMTVGGLWHGANWTFVLWGMWNGAFLVLERVLKKKFGRPPPPVWYAIPKVMLIVILGRVLFRSESVAHAGEVYRGLAGLNGGPLTPDVALLVTPERLAVMLAGVAVIYGVPALRARPHLLRPAVSAAGAYALVPLFLFAVATLAAQQYAPFLYFQF
- a CDS encoding ABC transporter substrate-binding protein, translating into MKPLLPVMIAAALLGSAQARTLAEIKKAGVIRIGTNAEFKPFTYFEGLTMRGFEYDLGNAIATQLGVRAEWTSQPFDNLLISLNGDRFDLVISSHGITPERQKAVDFSTPHYCSGGVIVSRPGGPKTAAQLKGKTVATQVGTTYVGQIAKVVGTKNVRTFPNNADALQALRAGRVDAMVNERFYSLEALKTAKGQLQQGDLLFQEKLGMAVAKGNSSLLKAVNGALKTVQGNGTYAKISKSYFGQDIRCR